The Brassica rapa cultivar Chiifu-401-42 chromosome A10, CAAS_Brap_v3.01, whole genome shotgun sequence genome segment TGAGATTGTTGGTGCTGATATCTTCTTTAGTCTCGTTAGAAGAGAAGAGCCCCAGCTTCCCAACCATGTCTTCGCATTTCTGTAACATCGCACATCCTTTCCTCACAACATCCTAACACACAACAAACCTCCTCCGATTCAGTAAATCGAATTCGTATAAAAAGGTAGAAGCTTTCCAACCTGATCGGCGCGGGATTCTGAAGCCGCGAGATGAATCTTCCTTGCTTCCTCGAACAACGCCGATAATGGCATCTCCTCCATAGCTACACCACCCATCACTGACCGAGCAAAAATGATTCGAGAAAGTGGATCCGTGAAATCTGAGACAAAATGTTGTTTATGTTTAGGGttcaacataaaataataatctgAACGAGTTATTTTAAAAGGACGGATGAGATCATCCCACGTCAAGTCAAGTGACGAAGTCAGAGTTAGTTTCAGCCGTTAGATCTGTGGACAATTCTTTAACCGACTCAGTTGTATAGATTCTACCTCCAAGATCTAGTGCGGGTGGGTGTAGCGTAACCCCGTAAGTAATTGGTTTCTTGCCGCACGATCTAAAACATCGACGGCcaataaaattaatgtttatatatgtttggttttactttttattttttttggctaTAAAATGGTTTACTTCAAATTCGatattcatcattttttttccagcaaacAAAGTTCCCAGCTTTACAGATTTCATCAAAAGGGGGAAAAAGCTTGATTGATTCTCGAAGAAGGATCCCAAGAGAGAAGCCTATCTAAACGATGACCTTTTATCTAAACAATGCCTTTCTTTCTCACGAAACCTTCTTCTCTGATTCAACACTTTAATTTACAGGTACTTCAGTCTTAATCCTTTTACTACTTTAAATCTCTTTCTCTGTCTGAATATCATTCTTAACTAGTTGATTTGTCTCTATCACATCTCTATTGGACATTCTCAATCTCGATTTCATTTTGCAAAATAATGCATTTGGATTTTGATGTATGTCTGTATCTGGAAATTCCTTTGTATTTCACTATTTCATTGGGATGAAAATAGTAAGTGCTagaatacattttaaaaaaaaaaaattgatggtttCGTTTACATGTGCAGTGTATGATATATAGTTCTCAAGTGTTTGCAATAATGCCTCAACAAAGGCCCATTATAAGAAAAAGCTGGAAATTTAAGGATTTAGTTCTTgtgtaaattacaaaaaactctaaaaaagtGTTATTATTGATAGTGAAATGGAATGATTGCATTTACTTGGTCCACTTTTAGATATCTCTAAAAACATTTGTGGTGTAAAAgtctttttatttctaaatcatCCATCAATTCATACCAgctttgatgatgatgatgagtatTTATGTCGGAGAAACAATATTTACCTAAGCAAAATATACAACAGACTTTTCTATCTCTGCACCCTTTGTAACTTTTAAGATTAAAAAGTTGAGACtccaatttttttagtttaataaGATGGATCTTACTACAAAAACCTAGTTAAGTAATCTCAGTTGTTAATGGTGACACTATTCAAGAAGAATGAATATGTAGTTTGATTTTTGCTTTCCATGACAACCAATCGTTATTGAAATGAAatgtcaaaaacaaaaattataaagagCAGGTGGGGACACATCTAGGGACCTTGTGTTAACAGAAAACCAGGAGAAGCATTCATTTTTCTTGCCTTTATCTATCTGTAAGGATGATCTTACATTACATGATTCTTTTGACAGTGTTTCTTTTACATGTGTgtcagatattttattttatttacctAACTTTATTCCTCTGCCATTACCATCTggaaaagaagaataaaaagctTATGTAACTCCCCACCCAACAATAGAACATGCCATACCACATGTTCTTCCCTGTTTTTCCTTGTGCTAAGACTTTGCAGTTTCACTCAACCTTTGCTTAAGATCTCGGTCATCTTCTTCTATGGTTatgttcttctttcttttggtTTCATTTTGAATCCTTTTTTGGTTCTTGCATTTGATGTTCTTCTGACTCTTTGCTTTGGAATTTTTCACATTCATTTTTATCACTAGTTGCTCtgataagagtttttttttcctgttttCTTATCCTGACAGATGGATGATAAAAGGGAAAATGCATCTTGAGATTCAGATTTAGTCATATCTACAGAGATTGGTTTTGTGTTGttgctcttttgttttttttttattaaagagcAACAACCATGTCCATGGGAGATGAGAAACAGTGTTGTGAGATGAAGAACAAAATGATGCTACTCGCTTTGCTGATTAGGAGAATCTTTGATGAAGAGAAGGGTAATCTTCTTCAGAGGCTAGAGGATGCCAACCGTGAGATTACAGAGCTGAAGAAACTGAGAAACCAAGATGCAAAAGCTAACGAGAAGGTAGTTAGCATAATCGCGTCTCAAAAACAGAACTGGCTAAAGGAGAAGTACAGACAAAGGCTGCAGGTTGAAGCTCTGATGAGGGAGCTAAGGAACatggagaagaggaagagaactAGCTTATCTGAGTTGCAAGAAAGACTAAAAGAAAAAGATGGTTTAGTGCAATCCAAAGATAAAGAAATTGAAGAAGAGAAGCTTAAACGCCAAGAGGTAGAGGAGAAGCTGGTCAAGTCAGAGAAAGAAGTTCAAGAATTGAGGGAAATGAAAGAGAGAGATGTGAAAGAACATTCCTCTGAGCTATGGAGGCAAAAGAAGACATTCCTCGAGCTTGCTTCTAGCCAGAGACAACTTGAAGCTGAACTGAGTCGTGCGAATAAGCAAATCGATGCTAAAAGACATGAAGTTGAAGACTTGTCTTTAGAAATGGTCAAGATGAGAAAAGATGTGGAAGCAAAAGATCGAATATTGGCGGTGTTGTTGAAGAAGTCAAAACTGGATATAGCCGAGATGCATACATTGCTTATGGAGGCTAAAATGAAgcaagatgaagatgaagcaaAGAGTTGGAGATCAAACTCAAAGTCAAGACGGTCACTAAGAAGCATGTTTGCTTTCGAAACCACAAGTAAGCCTACTAAAACAACCAACAGTGTTGGTTCCATTACTCACATTGATGAACATGTGGAATGGAATAAAGATCCTAATGTCGTCCCAGAGATCATGGGTTCCTACTCTAATGATGATTTCAGTGAACTTGGTAACGGAGTGGTGCATTTTGAAGGAGCCAATGGAGTTGCAAGGAAGCGTGAGAACATGAGTTTTGGTGAAGAAGATTTTTGTATAAGAGTGATAGGGAAGAAGCAAGAGATAGAGATAGGGGTTTTGCCAGAGCATGAAAAGATTGAAGCTTTGTGTTTGCATCTGATGAACTCTGAGTTAGAATCAAACCGGTTGAGATCTTGTATAGAAGGACATAGCCAAGAAATGTCACAGTCGAGACACAACAAGGAAGGCCTTGTCAGTCAAAGAGTGGAAGAATCTGTTGCTATGAGGAAACAACATTTCAAGACACAGCTAAAAAGCTTCCTGTCCCACAAGAACAACACGAGTTATAGAAGAAAGAACACAAAAGCAGAAGAACTACAAGTGCAAGAAAGAGTATTTGGACCAAAGGAAGGTTCTAAGGAACATGCGACGGAGAAAGGAAGGGAATCATATTCTCCTGATGAACTGAGACATTTAACTTTGAAAGCTGCTCAATCTGATGCTGAAGAAGAATCTGAAAAGGACATTCTCTTACCAGAGAATGGAAAAGCAGATGGTAAGGAGGAGAGTGAGAGCCAGCCATCAAGCACAAACAATCCACCTTGGAGAATGGATCTTCATGCTCTTGGAGTCTCGTTCAAGATCAAAAGGCTGAGACAACAGCTGATGATGCTTGAAAGATACATCGGCAAACAAGAGAGCCAAGAGATTGACAAGATCAGCAGCAGTGATACCGGGAAAAGGGCTTTGTTATTGCTCATTACACTGCTCAACAAACAAGTTACTAGGTATCAATCACTTCAAGAGAAGATTGATGGTATCTGCAAAAAAATGGTAAGCAAATCATTTTTCCTCATATCAATTACATTAGTGCCCCTGTTAACATAAACTGATTCTTTTCATTATATGTAGCATGTGAACGACACAGGAAAGACATCACTAGAGCATTTCTTAGATGAGACATTTCAGCTGCAAAGATACATAGTGGCAACAGGACAGAAACTAATGGAGATCCAGTCCAAGATCACTTCCGGGTTTGTAGAGGTTCTAGTAGGCTTCATCACTACTGAATCATCCTCTACTAGTAGCAGCTTTGATCCAGAACGTTTTGCAGAAAGCATTAGAAGTTTGTTTCAGGAAGTGCAGAGAGGGCTTGAGGTTAGGATATCTCGAATCATAGGTGATCTTGGAGGGACACTAGCTCGTGAGGGAATGATACATTTGAAGCGACGGGACGACGGCGTTCAACGACTATGAGTAGCTACTACACTACATGTAAATCCTTTTTTACAATTCCACTTCAGCTCTTCTTACGGTTCATGAGAAAGCCTTTTAGGTTTTGTTTGTATATAGAAATTCACTTATTTTTAATCGTTTGTTAGCTTTAGTCTCCGTAAAGATGTAGGAAGAAACATTCTCCATTTCGATAAACTTGTATGTTCTTTACATCATATAGTAAAATCATTATTACTTTGTTTTTTCTAAAGAAAATCTATgttatatgaattaaaaaaatcttcaaagaaATGAAGTATTTAATCTCTTGCAATGGTTTGCTTCATATAATAAAGGTTTCTCTTAGTTCCTTACTTGTCTAAATCATGCATTACTCAAAATGTAGGTTCTACTACAACAAAAGGAGAGATGTTCACTCCGGTTCGGCTTGGTATCGGTTAGCTAATTGAAAagcaaactatataaaaaaaaagtagcacaagataaaattataaagagaGAAAGATTAAAAGGATTAGAGAGTGGGCTAAGGAGAGGATGGGGCTTAAATTGGATATTTCACTTTTGGAAGCGATAATAAAAAGTATTTGCATCTGTTGTTTTTGCTTTGCCCTCTTGTTATTTTGTAAAAGCTTCAAACATTCTATCAACAATGTTTGGTAGTTGAGTTTTGAGATTAACAAAAAtccaataatattatatattataaaaaaaactagatgATAACTTGCACGCATGCGTGAAGTgcgtttttaatattaatgtatgtttattaaatagttttaacattttgcaaaaCTACAATATTTATTGATTGTAAATGATATATACAAATGTCGGTATCTTAAAtgtatcatcgttgttgaagagttaacatattacaactcattttaattatttttaagacttcgAATGCactaaaagaaattaaattttaagGCTGATACAAATCATCAAAACGCAACATCGATTGTAAAATTACGAAAGGGGATTAGGTTTTCTactctcgatttgtttactattgactctccataagtgatttcatttctacctctataaaattgtgCTTTCGTTCTAGTTTTTGTTTCAATGATATgtgagttttgtttctttttaacttcttatgtgaattcggtgaattacataagtgtcaatttaaaaagatgaacatctgtaaaaattaatTTCACTCCATATACACAtataagaataatttttttgaagaaaaacactggcaaactctattcacatgttagtgttcaaatataatatatcaagctgctatataataatataacataagtacgtactcgaaatataaatgtctatctagtatatattcacatGTTTGGtctaaaaatcatttaattctagaattacaaaacaaattatttattttattaacatacgCATTTGAAGTTAATTACTTAAGACTATgtcgataaaaaaaatatataatactttatcattctagtatatgtatattatatataaaataagaattttttgatttattaaatgataaaccaaaaaaacttataataaatcgttcaaatctctcattataatagctagatagGATATTAGGGAGAAATAAATATTAGACGAATGACCAAATCTTGAATTCTTCAAACAAACTCAAAAGGAGGTGTTTGGAATCTTTTCaagatatttcattaaaatcttttaaggaataaaaaaaactaaattatttattctaaatgaaataatatatatagtagaaattttataaattaataaatttctccAGTCTCAAATTGGCCCggttcaaaatatgacacaaatctataaaataataagataatatttttttagaaaatcttaTGCAAATATTTGGTCCCATTAaaagtataaattaataatttatatgtatacacattttatataactatGAATCAACTATTAtaatgtttgttttatattcacaacgaaattatttttatattttcttaacactaaatatattttaatgatatcatgtaaaattatatctaaatccatatttaaattctatgaaacatattttaaataaaccaaatagtataataaaaccaatataaatgtagaatttcaaaaaaaaatgtatacaataatatcaaatatttctctaattttagattaataaaatactacagttccaacattattaatttatagagctTTTACTGTATATAGTGCttccaaaattaaaaaccaCTTTGATTTGAAGAAGTGTATATCTGGGATTGCCAGGATTAACATATTAGAaacaacatatttaaaaaataatttatatacataaaagtatatacattatAGTAGACACATACATCAAAACCAATACCTTTTGTTTGTTTACAATCATGTTTTTggtaaacaaataaataaattattttatttactttatatggtatataattaaattttagtgaCATTgacattgatatatatattatgttttaatatatacttCCTACTcaaatgattttattaatatatgtatatttactataacaaaattttaaactgatactcacaaaatttttaatgtgatattttcaatagaaatttcaaaattaaaatacaaagatctcaataatttttcactgaaattttttgaaattaaaatatttttatataatatataatataatttaaattatattaatatatataatatgaatatttattaatgagACTTCATGTTCATACGGTTTACGATAATTTGTATCTTGCTTgcacaaaaaaagttaaaccattgatcataaaattttcaatatgagACTTTTaccatatttagttatttatagtcgtttaaaaaaaaatcaaaatataacctataagaaataaatcaaaattattttattatatgtttaatgtgattgtttaatttcttttaataatataaaattgaacaaaaagatagaggatacaaaaattgttatcaaatatgtattattcatgatcattaattatcatatatatgttaaacatGTAAGAtaattttgtagtttttatttaaaaaaaaaattgagaatattcttttgtacactactaatcaatttgatagttaatttaataaaaaatataatatatatttatatggaccaatttatttttttgaagattctaagaatcatcctaaTGATGACACATGGATACAAAAACATGTTGCAATGCTTCATGATTAAAATATAGGGGATATACCGATATAGAACTTCAAATCGTTcatttaaaaagaaatgaaaccTCTTTGATCAGATCGAcacaatatatttcaaaaatccaAATCCTTGATCAACGGAAGAACAATAGCATCATTTGTATCCAATAAGGTCCCATAGTGGAACTCTTATTCTAGCAGTATTGAGATAACAGTCAAtcactttgttttgttttcaattaaatttattaagaaCTCATAAACGTTGAGGTAACATATAACAAAGGAGAactatatgtataaatatttgtgtccaaatttacaattaaaaaaaattgtttacttTAGGTTCAGGTATCCTagtttatcaaaagaaaaatcaaaatgacTTTTAAAAGTATTTACTTTTGGTTCGGATAGCAATACATATTTTCTCCAGACTTTATTTATTTGAACACTGCACGTTTCGTAAACGCAACCAAATTGCTTTATGATAAAAACGAAATAGGCCCCAAGTGACAAAAGATAAAAAGGTCTCCTTATGGTTATCTTTATAATTCCATGTTCTGTTTCGTATTACCTTGTATAAAAGTTTGAGAGAAGAAAGTAACATTTGACTAACGTGAGTGGCCTCTCGATTCTCATAACCTAAACATGTTTAATACAGAGCAGTTATCCTCAACTTATACCATTTATCAACATGACTTGCTTCTGATTATTTTTCTGTTTACAACGGAAAATCCGAAGCAGAACTACTAATTTCGGTCATGCACAAAACGTTGGATAGAACCTGCCACTTATACTACAATAATCAACCCTCTGGGATGAGTCTATTCTCTGGTCATCGTGATCTAATTCTCTTTATATGTCACTAAATACTTTCTGATactaactaattaaaaaaagcTAATTAAAATGTTTTAGCTATATTATACGCAACCCactttgttttattgttttcaCAAAAAGTTTTGACATACACCTGATCTAAAAATATAATCCCGTGTCCAAATAAAACTCGAAATGCAAAAAAAGATATTCCACTAATTAACACATGAGACTCCTGTCATTTTCACTTCCAGAAtattcatatacatatataatgctTATACCTATTAATTATATAGTAGTAGTATATATTTGACTTGTAATCTTGATCATAATAATGTGTAAGCATCGCAAATTCCGTGAAAACTATAAGATTTGACCTTAAATTTAATTCACACAAATGAGTTTTGACATTCATCGAGTCATCTTTGTTAAGAAGCAAACCAATTAGCTATTGAAAAGAAACCAAccaatttttatttggtttaaagaagaaaaataaacatatcCGTCTTTTAATTTAGATATTGAAAAGCAAAACTCATAGCACATAGTACATGAgataattttatacaaaataatgtATATCATTTATGGTAAAACACACAATGTAAAttcatttgtaaaaaaaaaaaatcatttgtaaAGTCTAAATTGTTGTATTGtctctacttttttttcttgtgaaaAATGCAagtgtgatatttttttttgaactaaaatGCAACTGTGATATTGATCATATCGATCATTTAAGTTGTGGTATTGGTTCAACCTCTAGTTTATAAgctactagggtcggcccgcgctacgcgcggaatgtctatatttatgttatgataatttgtgtgattttttttggttgttttgGGGTTTCAGATATATGACTGTTTATGTATAAGATATTGagaaatttcttaaaatagctttttttttttaagtttttgtcaccaaaatagccatcaataaataaaatgatcaaaataagttttattaaacagtaaaaatgtatttttatcctagggttaactaatctagacttagggtttataGTTAAGGTGTGAAGTTTGTGGAtatggtttcaaattttaaaaaataaaaaataaatactaaaaatttcaaaataaaaagaggtattttaatcattttctttttcaaaagttatttttgtgacaaatatttaaaaatgactatttaaGAGAATTACCCTATGATATTTGGACTTTTTGTCTTTTTCAACTATGACTTAGGAGAGTGGTTCTGTGTTTATGgtgtttttatgaaaaaaatgtaGTTTCTATATTGTATTTTGATGTATTTATGTACTTAGATATCTGATGTGTTGGGTTTAATATTGTCATTATATTGAAACGTGTAGATGTTATGGTTTAGGAGGGTTGTATTATGTTTGTGTTGCTATTGAAATGTTTTTGGTGTATATGATTGAGTTACGGTATTGATATATTTATGAGAGTAATATCGTGGTTGACTTTAATAAAATTCACTGTATATTTTTGACGTTATTAGCTTCTTCCAaatttatactaatatattaGAATTGTAATTTTGTTTAGAGGAAATTTTTCTTGCTATGACATTAtagttattaaataatataatataatgtttTGTGGTAAATACTAACAACTTTTTAAATGATATGTATCTGTAAAGAAAGTTTGTAttttagaatataataaaatgtgaaaactatatatttatatatattattgttttatgtttaaataaacaATCAATTTACTCTTTATATTGTTGGATCGGaagttattataatataataattcatGTGGTGcatctaataatttttttagtatatatatatttctttaaaatttagaaGTAATTAATAGAAAATCTGCGTTATgacttcataaaatatatttttttaaatgataacaTTGCATTGGCATGTCTCGTATGTAACAAAGAGCATAAGCTGTAATTGTGTGTagttatttttgaaaagaaatttTATAGTTCTACATGAACAGTTTGAGTAGTACTGACGTTTTAATCTCAAGTTTAGGAATAATTGGATTCATGTTGATTTTATGGGTTATAGGCCTATTTGGTGTTATTGGTTTGGTTAATAATTTTACGGGATTGGTTTTTGCTATACAAATTAATTGTTTGTAAAAAatcttatgtatatttttacCAAATCATTAAATACATTATgcattattattaatataagcTTTACAATtgcacaaatataattatatgatgaatttttaatttaaaaaacaaaaagataaattaatatatcttactatctttttttttgtcaaccaatATATCTTACTATCAATTTGGAATATTAAATGGTGTATGATATATTCAAATAGtaagatttatattaaaaaaaatagaacaggGTCGTCATTTTTTAACGTAACACAGATTAATATATTAGAAGAAATATTCGTTGTACGTATATCAAATcattaaaatacattttccaTATATTGTATGTTTTAGTATAAACCTTATATATGATTGTAGTACTTTCTTATTAATTGGTGAAGTGAAACGATACTCGGTTGTATCTGTTATTAACATCATATAATATTAGACtaagtttttttcttatcattGATCTTATGGCAGTACCGATAATAATTATGGTGATATTTGGGAACACATGAAGACAGTTAAAAGGCCTACGTGTGTAATGGGCCTTGAACTTAATACGATGAAAAACTAACAAACCTAAAATCTGAATTTGGAAAAAAGGTTGGATGCGCATCTTTTTTTCTGTATAGGTTCTGCACCAAGTCAATTACAGCAAAATACAAACACGAACACGTAAGCTAGGGGAATCCATTTTGATTACACTGTGTTCTATGGAAATTGGAGACAGACGTAGAGAGTAGATAGTAACTAAGAGGATGTATAAAAAgatagttttataaataatagaaATTGCGAGTGTATTAAACTTAAAACCAGAGGAACGATTACTGCGAATATTGTTCTGGAAAGTAGGAAAAGTATTAAAGAGAACTTAAAAATGGTAGGTGGTCTGAGTGAGTGTGTGATGGATAGTGCATGCTGAAGTTACTTCAGTTCAAGGAACTTCGTGATTTTTTTGTAACGAAAACAAACTGTGCATGGGCTGTCAAGATCTCCAAGGTTACATTTTATGGGTAGCATGATTAGCATCAGGTTGTATTCTGCTCTCTTCATACATGGGACGTTGCACAATGATCGCGTCATTTGTTTCCAGCATGTGTTAATGCTTTATAGTTGcataatcctttttttttctttttgattgtCATTCTCGAAAGAGTCGCAATTATAAAGGCATTGGTTTTGGCTCCTAAGTAGTCTCGAgttcaaaatattttacaaacttTCATGAGTCAAAAGATAGAAACGTATAAACATGTTATTGTACCACATCACAGAATACATTAACTGTCGTAGTAAGTAAGAAGATAGAAAGTTGAAGATTTAATCTGAActattttcctttttgttaaaatttacaaaactaTACTACCATGAAAAATGTAAGAAATATaatcattaatatttattattgttttccTATCTCCCCCGTCGTCTAATATATGTTTACCTGTTGCTCTTCTACCTTCCTTTTGTAGAGACGAATGCCATTGAGAATGGCCCCAGGTTTGCACGCATCAAGGATATCATTGGCTCCAAGCTgtacacaagaagaagaaccaagATGGTTAAAATCTTCTTTCATTATTGAGTAACTACATGACACATGAATTTCCCTTGAATCACCTTTTGATTTTGATTGCATTAACCCCACTTGTTTTGGGTTCCATCAGTTCATAGACCATGAAGTTGTCAACAGCCTATTGacatcaacaacaaaaaaacaaatatgacaaaAATTGGATAACAATTCTTTCactaaaaatatagtttctcaCCTTAGAGACATCCTTCCCAAGGTAGTTTGATCCCCCATCACTAAGCTCAAGAGTCTCACTCTCGTAGATACCAATGGAAGCTCCACTCGGAACCACATCTGTAACCTTGACACCTTCCTATACCGTGAAACAACACATATTAGAGACACATCgtgaatgtatttttaaaaatcaatttttttttcacgcATGCATTTTCCAGAATCCATTATATTCTTAGTTAACCTCTTGCAATTTAGTCATTAATAAACAATtataaattccaaaaaaaaaaacaatctaacATTGCATGAGATGATGATGCATGATCAATCTAATAAGAGCACCAATCAATCTGAGTCCACTCATACTTAAATAATCTTAACTATTAGAAACACAAAGTCCGGGGAGTTTGAAACTTCTAAAACATAAATCTGACTCTGTACTATGGATTCAGGACGGTGCAAATGTCTAATGAACTAACCGGTGAAAGACGTTGTCTATGAACAAAAGGCGGATGTAGATAACATACCTGAGCCTCCCAGAAACTTAGCAAATGGACTTGAACAGTGGAGGAGGGGCGGCCAGTCTGCAGATCGGAGAGGAAGACCGAAACGTCAGCCATATTTCACAGAATTGTCTTACCGGTTAGCTTTTAAGAATGAGAGGATGATTATCGAATGAAGAAATCTTACCTTTTTATATATGAATCTCCACCGTCTTACAGATCCAGAAATCGCATTGAATGTAGATAATGTGTGAGAGAGTAATGGAGGGTTTTAGATGATAACCTGGTAACTCGTAACGTTGCGTTACTCCGAGGAAGAAGATGGAAAATCGATTTCGAAGAGCTAATTGACATGGGGGTGTAAAAGAGAGGCGAAGAAGAAAACAGGGTAAACCCTAACTGAAACGCGCCCATCAAACTTAATGAAAGCCCAACAAAAATAAATACCGGATGACGTTCAAGGCCCAACAAACTGCAGAGAAAATGATACGATGAGTTTCATTGGACAGGGACACGTGTCAACCCTATATCAATTGAGTTTCCACGTGGACACTGCGGGAGGGActcaaacaattttttatataattagattttgTTCTTGATTGTGCTTATTGAGACTAATAATGCAAgtgtgataaaa includes the following:
- the LOC103844780 gene encoding golgin subfamily A member 6-like protein 22, translated to MSMGDEKQCCEMKNKMMLLALLIRRIFDEEKGNLLQRLEDANREITELKKLRNQDAKANEKVVSIIASQKQNWLKEKYRQRLQVEALMRELRNMEKRKRTSLSELQERLKEKDGLVQSKDKEIEEEKLKRQEVEEKLVKSEKEVQELREMKERDVKEHSSELWRQKKTFLELASSQRQLEAELSRANKQIDAKRHEVEDLSLEMVKMRKDVEAKDRILAVLLKKSKLDIAEMHTLLMEAKMKQDEDEAKSWRSNSKSRRSLRSMFAFETTSKPTKTTNSVGSITHIDEHVEWNKDPNVVPEIMGSYSNDDFSELGNGVVHFEGANGVARKRENMSFGEEDFCIRVIGKKQEIEIGVLPEHEKIEALCLHLMNSELESNRLRSCIEGHSQEMSQSRHNKEGLVSQRVEESVAMRKQHFKTQLKSFLSHKNNTSYRRKNTKAEELQVQERVFGPKEGSKEHATEKGRESYSPDELRHLTLKAAQSDAEEESEKDILLPENGKADGKEESESQPSSTNNPPWRMDLHALGVSFKIKRLRQQLMMLERYIGKQESQEIDKISSSDTGKRALLLLITLLNKQVTRYQSLQEKIDGICKKMHVNDTGKTSLEHFLDETFQLQRYIVATGQKLMEIQSKITSGFVEVLVGFITTESSSTSSSFDPERFAESIRSLFQEVQRGLEVRISRIIGDLGGTLAREGMIHLKRRDDGVQRL
- the LOC108870165 gene encoding enolase-like yields the protein MADVSVFLSDLQTGRPSSTVQVHLLSFWEAQEGVKVTDVVPSGASIGIYESETLELSDGGSNYLGKDVSKAVDNFMVYELMEPKTSGVNAIKIKSLEPMISLMRANLGPFSMAFVSTKGR